The window AAGTAAAGAAGTTATAATGCATCCTACACTGTATATATTTTCTGGTGAAGCCAGTTTAAGACCATTAATCTCTACAAAGCAGTAAGGCCTAATGCTTCCCGCATCAACCTCAGACTTCAGATTCCTCATCACAGCAAGCACACTCATTGTCTGCAGTGTGGTGCAGAAAACAAGCAAGTTACACAAAAAAGTTAAGATGGCTAGttggttttaagaattgtttgtcttataattaaaaaatgttttaccTTTCCGGTTCCAGGGACACCATGCACATACAAGCATCTTCCCAGGCATTGCTCATCGCATATAGCACCTTTGATAAATGTGGTTATCTCATTCATTTCCCTGCATGAAGTATGTATGATTATACGAAAAGTAAGGCAATCATCAATGCTCAAATACCTTACGAGTACATACTTATCGCGACAAGGTAGAGACTTGGGCAGTGTTGCAAGCAGAAGCGTAGACTTAGCCTTTTCCAAATCAGTCTGCTTACGACTTCTTAAATGTTCTGGTATTTTCTTTGCCCCAATCTTTTGCAGCCCAAAAATTTGTCCCTTGCGCGAGTTCTGTACAAGGAAACCAGATCCAATGGTCGGTTATGTAATACATAAACATGGAGATATGTGGGACAGTGAAGTTGAAGTCAGCATACTGCTGCTACTGGGCGGAGTGAAGATGATTGAGACAGTCTGTTTCTCTTTTCGTCCTCGTAGTCCGCTTCTTCTTCTGAGTCAAAGTCAGAGCCAGAGTCAAACTCATCACAAGAATTCCAATCAGCATCATTATCAACTCTTTCACCATCCTGCAAGTAAAATAAGAACGTATAAATTCTAAGAGAATATAGAATCCACTTGGATGTTGTCCAcaccaaacttacattttcaTCATTGTCAATCTCTGCAATGCGCTTGAAGCTATGCCACTGCacttcatattcatattcacaGAGAAACACATCATCTCCTCCATCGGCAGCATTAGCATACTCCCTTGGGCTCATTACGAAGCAGTGCCTAATGATTGACTCCAtctaacaagaaaataaaaataccttatTAGAAGAGTAAATTGGAGATTTATACCACAGGAAAACATAAACCTTTGTGTTTCAGGATATTCCTAATTCAAGAAAAGGAGTTCACCACCTACAATAAAGCATTACAGTTCATCAAAGCTAACTCCCTTCTAAGAGGACAAAACCACTCTTATGAACCAAGTAAACTCAAAGAACATATATCGAGTTGAATAACGACTTGGAACAGTTATCAATCATTGCAACTTAATAGAATTACAAGCAACCTAATCCTGTTGTAGAgaagaaatgataaaactCACCTCAACATCAGCAAAATCATTGGTCCTATAGAGCTCCCTCCTCAAATTATGAGGCTGTCTCCCCACAGCAGTCTCCTCCGGAATAGTGTACCACCGAGCTCGAAACCAATAAGTACCATCAACTTCCTTCCATAAACTTCAGAGATACAAACAAAATCACATAGTAACTAACACAATTGAAAattaggaagaaaaaaaaataagaatccCCAAAATTTCGACAGCACAAACCTCTCTATACGAGCAGCCCATAAATCACTTGAAAGCAACTTCTCCCTGGCAGTCCTGGCCCTCTTCTTCCCCGCCTGTGGCTCAGGAAATTCCATCACTTCTCCATTTTTCCTCGCCACGCAATAACAACAAACCCAATCCCCATCAGGAACTGCCTTGAGTGGGGGTTTCAGGCACTTCAAATGAAACCCATTCAAGCAATCATCACACTCGATCAAAACCCGCTTCCCCCTCGCCGGCTTAAAGCACACTCTGCACTCCTCCACCTCCGGATCTTCATCGTCCGAGCTAGCATCCGACCTCCTCTTCACGTACACGTCGTCCCCTGCCGAAAACTCGCCGCCGTCATACACCACTTTCTTGTAATAcacccttcttcttcttcacttttcTATCAGCAGCACGTTTACATCTCACATTCCTCGAATCCTTCCCCTTCTCCGCCGATTTCTCCTGAAACTTCCTCTTTCTCCGAGATTCAACCG is drawn from Salvia hispanica cultivar TCC Black 2014 chromosome 6, UniMelb_Shisp_WGS_1.0, whole genome shotgun sequence and contains these coding sequences:
- the LOC125192415 gene encoding LOW QUALITY PROTEIN: origin of replication complex subunit 1A-like (The sequence of the model RefSeq protein was modified relative to this genomic sequence to represent the inferred CDS: deleted 1 base in 1 codon) encodes the protein MAETQQIKKFKSPSKGTPRAKLPISIDHHIAPQTPQSATPSAINLRRSHRLTAATPEHRPALSSFNTPAKTRKICENPPSILPTEISINPASPPPVESRRKRKFQEKSAEKGKDSRNVRCKRAADRKVRRRRVYYKKVVYDGGEFSAGDDVYVKRRSDASSDDEDPEVEECRVCFKPARGKRVLIECDDCLNGFHLKCLKPPLKAVPDGDWVCCYCVARKNGEVMEFPEPQAGKKRARTAREKLLSSDLWAARIESLWKEVDGTYWFRARWYTIPEETAVGRQPHNLRRELYRTNDFADVEMESIIRHCFVMSPREYANAADGGDDVFLCEYEYEVQWHSFKRIAEIDNDENDGERVDNDADWNSCDEFDSGSDFDSEEEADYEDEKRNRLSQSSSLRPVAANSRKGQIFGLQKIGAKKIPEHLRSRKQTDLEKAKSTLLLATLPKSLPCRDKEMNEITTFIKGAICDEQCLGRCLYVHGVPGTGKTMSVLAVMRNLKSEVDAGSIRPYCFVEINGLKLASPENIYSVIYEGLTGHRVGWKKALNLLNARFSDENKCRKDTRPCILLIDELDLLVTRNQAVLYNILDWPTRPNSKLIVIGIANTMDLPEKLLPRISSRMGIQRLCFGPYNFQQLQEIISSRLKGIDAFEKVAIEFASRKVAAVSGDARRALEICRRAAEVADYRAKKTALSSSDASGKVMAGMADVEAAIKEMFQAPHIQVIRSCSKLSKIFLAAMVYELYKTGMGETTFEKLAMAVSSFCANNGETFPGYDTLLKVGCKLGECRLLLCEPGSRHKLQKLQLNYPNDDVTFALKDSKDLPWLAKYI